In one Amycolatopsis sp. NBC_01480 genomic region, the following are encoded:
- a CDS encoding AAA family ATPase: MTGPGDLQRGSSVLEVARAFRTDIEAGKYRHQEQLPTTRVLADEWKTSVATITRAMAQLADEGLVINRDRAGRLVNYPGPDQHERGGSRRPEPMVIVVGGYAGSGKTETGRIIARATGWAMLDKDSITRPVVESMLRSLGLDPRDRESETYLTKIRPAEYESLREVALENVACGNSVIVTAPFTKELKDPAWCQRFIADFSAHSAQVRGLWVRCDEESMRTYLRRRGAARDDYKLENWDAYVAGLDMTYTPAMAQHVILNNSIQDPPLHKQTEQVLERWGVHAHR, encoded by the coding sequence TCGAGGCCGGGAAGTACCGGCACCAGGAGCAGCTGCCCACCACGCGCGTGCTCGCCGACGAGTGGAAGACCTCCGTCGCCACGATCACCCGCGCCATGGCGCAGCTGGCCGACGAGGGACTGGTCATCAACCGCGACCGCGCGGGCCGCCTGGTGAACTACCCGGGCCCGGACCAGCACGAACGCGGCGGGAGCCGCCGTCCGGAGCCGATGGTGATCGTCGTCGGCGGCTACGCCGGGTCCGGCAAGACCGAGACCGGCCGGATCATCGCCCGCGCGACCGGGTGGGCGATGCTCGACAAGGACTCGATCACCCGGCCGGTCGTCGAGTCGATGCTGCGCTCGCTCGGCCTGGACCCGCGCGACCGCGAGAGCGAGACCTACCTGACCAAGATCCGCCCGGCCGAGTACGAGTCGCTGCGCGAGGTCGCGTTGGAGAACGTCGCCTGCGGCAACAGCGTCATCGTGACGGCGCCGTTCACCAAGGAGCTGAAGGACCCGGCGTGGTGCCAGCGGTTCATCGCGGACTTCAGCGCGCACTCCGCGCAGGTCCGGGGCCTGTGGGTGCGCTGCGACGAGGAGAGCATGCGGACCTACCTCCGCCGGCGCGGCGCCGCCCGCGACGACTACAAGCTCGAGAATTGGGACGCCTACGTCGCCGGGCTGGACATGACGTACACCCCGGCCATGGCCCAGCACGTCATCCTGAACAACTCGATCCAGGACCCGCCCCTGCACAAGCAGACCGAGCAGGTGCTGGAACGGTGGGGAGTGCACGCCCACCGATGA
- a CDS encoding NAD(P)-dependent oxidoreductase: MQVLVSQEHDDEVGAQLLADVDGVEVVRYAPAAPELPAEHRSAGVLIPPYRGSHRPIPLLAQLPDLQLVQLLTAGADEWSGDVPADVLLATARGAVAGPVSEWVLSAILALYRQWPALVRYQDRGTWAHRKVDADTLAGKRVLIVGAGAIGMAVARRLPAFEAEATLVVRNARAGVHTADELPALLPEHDVVVILAPLTPETEGLVDDTFLAAMPDGALLVNAARGRIVDTDALVAELKAERLRAALDVTDPEPLPADHPLWTSPGVIISPHMSRTVPGTSALCYGVAAEQIRAVLGGSTPSNVVVERRTK; the protein is encoded by the coding sequence ATGCAGGTTCTTGTCAGCCAGGAGCACGACGACGAGGTGGGCGCCCAGCTGCTCGCCGACGTCGACGGCGTCGAGGTTGTGCGCTACGCCCCGGCCGCGCCGGAACTGCCCGCCGAGCACCGCTCGGCGGGTGTTCTCATTCCGCCCTACCGCGGTAGCCACCGCCCGATTCCCCTGCTGGCGCAGCTCCCGGACCTGCAGCTTGTCCAGCTACTCACCGCCGGAGCCGACGAGTGGTCCGGCGACGTCCCCGCCGACGTCCTGCTCGCGACCGCCCGCGGGGCCGTCGCCGGGCCCGTCTCGGAATGGGTGCTCTCGGCGATCCTCGCGCTGTACCGGCAGTGGCCCGCGCTGGTGCGCTACCAGGACCGCGGCACGTGGGCGCACCGCAAGGTCGACGCGGACACGCTCGCGGGCAAGCGCGTCCTGATCGTGGGCGCCGGCGCCATCGGGATGGCCGTCGCCAGGAGGCTGCCCGCCTTCGAGGCCGAGGCCACGCTGGTGGTCCGCAACGCCCGCGCCGGCGTCCACACCGCCGACGAGCTGCCCGCCCTGCTCCCCGAGCACGACGTCGTGGTGATCCTCGCGCCGCTCACACCCGAGACCGAGGGCCTGGTGGACGACACGTTCCTGGCCGCCATGCCGGACGGCGCCCTGCTGGTCAACGCCGCGCGCGGCCGGATCGTCGACACGGACGCGCTGGTCGCCGAGCTCAAGGCCGAACGGCTGCGGGCCGCGCTCGACGTCACCGACCCCGAGCCACTTCCGGCCGATCACCCGCTCTGGACCAGCCCCGGGGTGATCATCAGCCCGCACATGTCCCGGACCGTGCCCGGGACGTCCGCGCTCTGCTACGGCGTCGCTGCCGAGCAGATCCGCGCGGTGCTCGGCGGCAGCACGCCGTCGAACGTCGTGGTCGAGCGCCGGACGAAGTAG
- a CDS encoding RepB family protein, which yields MATGRGPGRPRTNRDAEIKLPVKSELKNDLVAYCKARKIRPVDLFEQWITRELANPSQPTLAESA from the coding sequence ATGGCTACAGGACGAGGACCCGGCAGGCCGCGCACAAACCGCGATGCTGAGATCAAACTCCCGGTCAAGTCGGAGCTGAAGAACGACTTGGTGGCCTACTGCAAAGCCCGCAAGATTCGGCCCGTTGATCTCTTCGAGCAGTGGATCACCCGCGAGCTTGCAAACCCCAGCCAGCCGACGCTCGCCGAGAGCGCCTAG
- a CDS encoding SLOG family protein, which yields MRILITGSRTWTDTATVRDALTAVWHPKNVLLVGCAAGADTLAEACWTHWGGDVEQWPADWTGSCGRSCPPGHRRVRRGRSICPRAGQIRNLAMVSAGPDLCLAFIRDRSRGATHCAGWAELAGIPTRVWRV from the coding sequence GTGCGCATCCTCATTACCGGCTCCCGAACATGGACCGACACCGCGACCGTCCGCGACGCCCTGACCGCGGTCTGGCACCCGAAGAACGTCCTGCTGGTCGGCTGCGCCGCCGGCGCCGACACACTCGCCGAAGCGTGCTGGACCCACTGGGGTGGTGACGTCGAGCAGTGGCCCGCCGACTGGACCGGTTCGTGCGGCCGCAGCTGCCCGCCCGGACACCGCCGGGTCCGTCGAGGCCGCTCGATCTGCCCGCGCGCGGGGCAGATCCGGAACCTGGCCATGGTTTCCGCAGGTCCGGACCTATGTCTCGCCTTCATCCGTGACCGCAGCCGAGGCGCGACCCACTGTGCCGGATGGGCCGAGCTCGCCGGAATCCCGACACGCGTGTGGCGAGTCTGA
- a CDS encoding ParA family protein: MVNQKGGTGKTTSTINLGVALRSFGIRTLVIDMDQQANATSGLGIDSGTAARTIYEVLHRDPAVRCSLMDAVVETPYGVMVVPGSEALIEIEQGADDPGREYRLKKAIARLDMPHVVLLDCPPSLGRCTTMSLIAAQVAVAPVKPGPDELEALARLEGTIEKLVANEVNEYLVLGGVLAVEYSGSSELHKDIRKRLSRRYGKRYLGEVSKTVRVGEAKARKRPLVIEFPDSTAAQDYMAIGRGIASRIAS, encoded by the coding sequence GTGGTCAACCAGAAGGGCGGCACGGGCAAGACGACGTCGACCATCAACCTGGGCGTTGCCCTTCGGTCGTTCGGCATCCGAACGCTGGTTATCGACATGGACCAGCAGGCGAACGCGACCTCTGGGCTCGGCATCGATAGCGGAACCGCGGCGCGCACGATCTACGAAGTGCTGCACCGCGACCCGGCCGTGCGGTGCTCGCTGATGGACGCGGTCGTCGAGACGCCGTACGGCGTCATGGTCGTTCCGGGCTCGGAAGCGCTGATCGAGATCGAGCAGGGCGCGGACGATCCCGGCCGGGAGTACCGGCTTAAGAAGGCGATCGCGCGGCTTGACATGCCGCACGTGGTGCTGCTCGACTGCCCGCCTTCCCTCGGCCGTTGCACCACCATGTCCTTGATCGCAGCCCAGGTTGCGGTCGCCCCGGTTAAGCCAGGCCCCGACGAGCTCGAAGCGCTCGCGAGACTGGAGGGGACGATCGAGAAGCTGGTGGCCAACGAAGTCAACGAGTACCTGGTACTCGGCGGCGTACTTGCCGTGGAGTACTCCGGCAGTAGCGAGCTGCACAAGGACATCCGTAAGAGGCTGAGCAGGCGATACGGCAAGCGGTATCTCGGCGAGGTGTCGAAGACGGTGCGAGTCGGCGAGGCGAAGGCACGGAAGCGCCCGCTGGTGATCGAGTTCCCGGACTCGACGGCGGCGCAGGACTACATGGCCATCGGCCGAGGAATCGCTTCGAGGATCGCGTCATGA